The genomic region ACCTCAAACAGAATTTCGACTACATCTGCGGCGATACGTTCTGCGAAGGGGAGTACACGAACATCGAGTCCCTTCGGTATCGCTGTTCCGTCGAGGGCCTCACCGGAACTATCGGGAGTTGTGTCTGGGTCTTCGCCGCCAGCAACGAAGAGGTCAGCCCTTCGACCGGCAAGATCATTGTCGATGTTGGGACCTGGCGTTGCAGAAGTCCGATCGTCCGCGGGACGAGTATTCATGACCTTCTGAGCGCGCTCGCAGGGCCATCACCGTTGTACGCGACGCTGCCGGAGACCGACCGGTCCATCTACGACGGCCTCGTGACATGTTTGTGATTCGTGCTCGAGTCCTGAGTCGGTAGGACAGCCCGTTAGCCTTGAACCTTGAACCTTGAACCTCGAACCTGGGATTAGTCCGGCGGGGGCGCGAGCGTGAACGCAATGACGGTGTCTCCGCCTTGCGGGTCGAGGGTGCCGTGTCCGCCGCACGACAGGGCGACGTACTGCCGGCCGTTCACGCGATAGGTCATCGGTGCGGAGTTGCATCCGGCGCCCACGCGGAAGCTCCACATCCGCTTTCCGGTAGCCGCGTCGTAGGCGTCGAGCCAGCCGGACGTGCGGCCGGAGAACACCAGGCCGCCGGCAGTGGCCAGGACACCGCCAGCCTGCGGACGGTCGGTTCGCTGCTGCCACACCACTCGTCCTGTCGAGGGATCGACGGCCGCAACGTTGCCAAATTGGCCAGCCCCTCGTGCTTCGCGACGCGGCTGGAAGTAACCGGGCACGTACTGATTGGCTGAATAGACCAAGCCGGTGTCGAAGCTGTAAGCGCCGGGGGACCACAACGTCCCGGCCATCCCGCCGCGAAACAGGTTGACACCGGACGGACCACCGCGCGTCTCGTCGAGCGGTATGTAGTTGTCCGACATGGAAACGTGCTCGCCCGTATCGCGGGCGAGCACGTACAGATTGCCCATTCCGGTCAGCTTCCCTACGACATCGAGGCTGCGCCCCTCGTGCTGCAGGGGAAAGAGGATCGGTGGCGTGGGGCCTGAGGCGCCCCAGATGTCGTGCGGGAGAAACTGATAGCACCAGGCCTCGCTTCCGTCTTCGAGACGAAGCGCGCAAACCGAGTTGGTCCAACGCATGTCGCCTGGATGCGGCTCGGCGGGCGGTGGAAATGCCGTCGGATCCGGCCCGCCGGTCGAGACATAGACGAGGCCGGTCGCCGCATCGAACGTCGGGGTCATCGGGGCGCTGGCGCCGCCGGTTTTCCAGCCGTCCGCCAGCCGGCGTCTGTTGGCCTTTTCCTCGGCGATATTGCGGTCGAGGCTGATCGCCGGACGGCCGGGAAGCGTCTCCACCCAGTCGCCCCACCAGCCGCCATCGTCGGGCGACGGAATGGTGTACCAGGTCCAGATCAACGCCCCGGTCTCGGCATCGAACGCCTGGACGGCACCGCGGTCGATCCATGACAGGCCTTGGATGACGCGGCCGTTCGCGGCGAGCGGTGCGCCAGTGAGACGCGGCGACAGCGTCTGCACCTCGAAGAGCTGCTTGCCGCTCTTTCGGTCCAGTGCGAGGAGTGTGCCGTTCAGCGTTCCTAGGTAAACACGATCTCCGTACAGGGCCACGCCACGATTGGGCCCGAAATGCGTCGGCAGATGATCATCCTCTGTGGCCGCAGTGGCGCTCTGTGCCTTACCGGCCAGCTCCACCTGCCAAGCCACCTCCCCGGTCGTGGAGTCCAGCCGCAATATGCGCTGCACGCCCTGTTCCGCCGGTGTCGTGATGTACATCTCCCGACCGAGCACCAGCGGGGTGCTCTCGAACGAGCCGACGATGCCGGTTTGCGCGATCCAGGCGGGCCGCAGCCGGTGCACGGTCTCGCGCCGAATCTCCGCCAGTGGCGAGTACCGCGTCTGTGCCCAGTCACCTCCGTAGGTCGGCCAGGTCGCAGGCTGTGCCCGGTGACCTTGCCGAAGCAGCTCGTCGGTCACGGCGCCAATCGCCACCTCCGCTTCAGCCGGCTCCTGCCCACGGCGGGCAGGTTCTTGCGCCCGACAACTCGCGAGCAGTGTGAGCCCCAGCAGGACACAAGCACGCCCCACGCGCGCAACAGGACTGCTTCTGTCGGCATACCGTGTGATCATGTTCGGCGCTCCCGTCGGTCAGAAGAGTTTCGCGCGGATCGTGACGCCGATCGCGAGCTCCCGTCCGGCCGCCGGCTCGAAGAACCGATTGGCAAGGGAGTTCGGGATCGCGGACGAGTTATAGCGCTCGTTGAAAACGTTGTCGATCGTCACGAACGGGCGGATGCTGGTGCCTTTCCAGCTGCGGGCAAGCCCGAATCGCAGATCGAGCACGTGATAGGCCCAGTTCGACACCGTGTTCGCGCTGTCGACCGGATAGGCATCCACGAAGCGGAGCTCCGCGGCCGCGTGCAGACCGAAGGGCGTGTCGTAACTTCCGCCCAGGGACACTTGGTGCGGGGGCGCACCAGGTTCTGTCTTGCCAGAAAAGTCCCCTTCGGGAGCGACGAAGCGGACGAGCGCGAAATCCTGAAACGTGTACGAGACGTGCGACCTCAGACGCCGCATCGGCTTCCACTCGACGGACGCCTCGATGCCGTTGCGCCTGGCCCTGGCGGCATTCCTGAAGAACGCCCGCTCGTCGGGGAGCTCGAACCGGACGAGCGCATCCTCGAGGCGCGAGACGTAGCCAGCGGCCTCGAAGCTCAGACGCCAGGGAACCACGGCCCCCCTTGCCCCGATCTCGAAACTCCGCAGTCGCTCGGGACCGAGCTCCTCGTTGAAGCCCCCGGTGCCAGATGGTCGATTGGACAGCTCCACCGTCGTGGGCGTCTGGTACGCGGTGGCAAAGCTGCTATAGAGATTGAGCCAGCTCGCCGCCGTGTAGGTAACACCCACCATCGGGCTCACCGCGCTCAGCGTTCGGCCGCCAGACTGGTCGCCGTCGTCGAGAAAGCGATCGGCCGCAGAGAAATCGTAGTGGTCGTACCGCGCCCCTCCGGTCAGGTGCCACCGGTGACCGAGTCCCACGCTCGCCCGCACGAACGGGCTCAGTGACAAGACCCCTTCCCGTTGTTCGAGCAGCCTGGTGCCCACTCGCGTGCGGCCGCCGTCGGGCGGAACGCCATCGTTCTCGAACTCGGCGCGCTCGTCCCGCTGCCGAGAGACATCGAAGCCGGCCGTCCAGCGCACTGGAACGGATCGGACGCGAGCCGAGCCTTCGTACTCGGACCGGAAGCCAGATGCGTGACGCCGCACGTCGACCACGCCAAACGGAATAGGGTTCCAGACGTCTCGGAGCAGTCCCCAGCCAGTTCCGCGGAACCTGTGCCCGTCTCCAAAATGGTGCTCGAGCGTCAAGCCTGCTTGTCCCTGCGTCGTGGATTCGCCCCAGCCTTGCGTGACCGCCTCGGGACGAACGCTGGTCGGATGGTCTCGCGCGTCCGCGCGCGTCAGAGTGCTGGCGCTCTCGCCGAAGGGTAAGTCGTAGACGTTGAACACGCCTCGAAGCTCGGTGTCCGGAGAGAGCGCAGCTCGGATCACCGTGTTCACTCGCCGCACCTCCGTCTGGCTGTGATCCCGGAAGCCGTCCGTCTCCATCCGGCTCGCATTGACCAGATAGCTCATCCGTCCCGACGTGCCGTGCACCTTCAGTTGCTGATGCCTGTAGCGATAGCTGCCGTATTGGATGTCCGGCTGTACGGTCAGGCGTTCTGATGATGGAAGCTCGGTACGAAGGCTGAGGACGCCGCCCGCAGAATTCCCGTACAGGACCGAGCTGGGGCCGCGCAGAATCTCGACCCGCCCCAACGAGCCGAGATCGATATTGGTCGGCTCGGTCGTCCCGTCCGCCACCGTCATCGGCACATCGTCTTGGACAATCTGCACGCCTCGCATTCCGAAGCGAGGTAGCGGTGCACGAATGGCCAATCGGACACCTCCGGAGAGGCTGAAGTTGCGGCGGTTCTCCACGAAGAAGCCCGGAACGCCGGCCAGTGCTTCGGCGGGGGAGGCTCGTCGTTGGAATGCCTGGATGCGATCTCCCTCGATCACCGATACGGCGTTGGGAATGGCCACACGGTCCTCTTCCGAACGCATCACCGTCACCGTCTCGGAGAGCGGCGCAACCTCCAGCTCCAGGTCCACAGTGCGTGTATCCGCAAGCCCCGTGGCGATCAGCTCCTGATACGTGCCAAAGCCGGATAGCTCGGCCCGCATCTCGTGGTCTCCCGCGTCGAGTCCGGAGATCTCGAACCGCCCTTGGCCATCCGTCACTGCGGTGCTCGAGGAACCGGTCTCGAGCGATCGGATCGTGACCGTGACACCCGGTAAGACCGCTCCACTGCCGTCCCGCACGGTCCCGCGTACTGTTGCGGCCGCCGACTGCGCACTGAGCGTAGACCCCAGCAAGAGCAGGAGACAGACGACGACCGAGACATAGCCGGCTTGCTTCATAGGGGTTCTTCGGGGGGCACGAAACGGAGGTAAGCATCATACTGCAGGGTTGCCGCCGGACCACTCGTCTTGCGACAGCGGATTGAAGATGGTGAGATCAGCACGCGTGACGACCACCGATACACATCGCGCCATCGACGCGGTCTGGAGGATTGAATCGGCCAAGCTCATCGCCGGTCTCGCACGGATCGTGCGCGACATCGGCGTCGCGGAGGACCTCGCGCAGGATGCGCTCCTGGTCGCGCTCGAGCAATGGCCGGCGTCGGGCGTCCCGCTGAATCCGGGCGCCTGGCTCATGACCACGGCAAAGCATCGTGCGATCGACTTCTTGCGCCGGAATACCCGGCTGGAGCGTAAGCACGAGGAGCTCGGTTACGAGCTTCAAGCGGGTCGACGGAGTCCGGCGCACGATCTCGACACGGCGCTCGACGATGATGTCGGCGACGATCTCCTGCGGCTGATATTCACGGCATGCCACCCGGTCCTCTCCACCGAAGCGCGCGTTGCGCTGACGCTCCGCTTGCTGGGCGGTCTGACGACGGAGGAGATCGCGCGGGCGTTCCTCGTCTCGGAACCAACCGTCGCACAGCGCATCGTCCGGGCCAAGCGGACCCTCGCCAAGGAACGAGTGCCTTTCGAAGTCCCGCGCGGCGACGAGCTCGCGGCGCGTCTCACGTCGGTGCTTGGCGTGATCTACCTGATCTTCAACGAGGGCTACTCGGCAACCGCCGGTGAAGACTGGATGCGCCCCGCCCTCTGCGAGGATGCGTTACGTCTCGGGCGTATCTTGGCCGAGCTGATGCCGGACGAGCCCGAGGTCCACGGTCTGGTTGCGCTCATGGAGATCCAGGCGTCACGGTCGCGGGCGCGCGTGGGGCCATCGGGAGAGCCCATCCTGCTCCTGGATCAAAACCGCGCCCTCTGGGATCAGCTCTTCATCCGGCGCGGCGTCACGGCTCTCGAGCGTGCCGAAGCGTTGGATGGTGCGCTGGGTTCGTACGCGCTCCAGGCGGCGATTGCCGCCTGCCACGCGCGCGCGACGACGCCAGAGGACACGGACTGGGCGCGAATCGTGGGGCTCTATGGCGCGCTCGCCCAGGTGGTGTCCTCGCCGGTCGTCGAGCTCAACCGAGCGGTTGCCCTCGCGATGCTGCTCGGTCCCGCGGCGGGCCTGAGGATCGTCGATGGGCTAACCGCTGTGTCGTCTCTGAAGAGCTACCATCTGCTGCCGAGCGTGCGCGGCGACCTGCTCTTCAAGCTCGGTCGATTCGACGAGGCACGTGCAGAGTTCGAGCGCGCGGCCTCCCTCACGCGCAACGCGCGGGAGCGTGCGTTGCTCAACGAACGGGTCGCGGCGTGCGCCGTTGAGATCAACCGGTCTGTATAGCGCGCTCGAAGCGCCAGCCGCCCACGATTCGTCGGCTGCGAACACCCTTTGCTCACATGGGCCGTTCACGACGAGCCGAGCACGATCCGGTCGCAAGGCCGCGAATGCGTGCTTGGAGGGAAGCTGTGTCTAGTGATAGCGTCCCACGAGTAGAGCTGGCGATTTTCGGTCGTCAAGACGAAACCTGAGCTGTCAAGGCGAAAGCTGAGCCATATCCTTGCCGTTTCCTCAGAGAAGCCGATACGCTGGCCAGGTCGTCGTTACCCCTCCCTGTTGTCGTCGAGCCCCGGAGGTCCAGGCATGGTGAGCGCCGACGAAACCAACGACCCTGCTGGGCGAGTTGTCAAATGGTACAAAACGAATACCGACATCGAAGATCGGAAGTGGGCGGAAGCGCTTCTCACGGGCGAGAATCGGCGTCTCGAGATGCTAGCGAGAGGGGAGTCGCTCGAGCACATTCTCAACGGGCTTTGTCGCCTCGTCGATGAGGTTTCCGGCGATTCCACGTCTTCGATTCTGTTGTTGGATCCCGTCACCAACCAGCTCTGGCACGGCGCCGCGCCCAACCTGCCGCAGGTCTACATCGATGCCGTGAACGGACTTACGGCCGGCCCTTGTGCGGGCTCCTGTGGAACTTCGGCGTACCGCGGTGAGCCAGTCATCGTGGCGGACACTCTCACCGATCCCCTGTGGATGGAATACCGGCACCTGGCCTTGACGTCTGGCATGCGGGCGTGCTGGTCTTCACCGATCTTCTCCTCGACGGCCCAAGTACTGGGGACCTTCGCGATCTACTCCCACGAGCCCCGGCGTCCCACCGAGCGGCATCAGCACATCATCGAGCAGATCACGCACCTGGCGAGCGTCGCGATCGAGCGCAGCCGCACCGAAGCCGAGCTGCGTCGAAGCGTGACCGGGGCGAAGCAGGCTCAGCAGCAGCTCGAGCAGGCACTGAGTGAAATCCGCACGCTCAAGGATCGACTCCAACAGGAGAACGTCGCCCTTCGGGAAGAGATCGACAAAACGTCGATGTTCGAGGAGATCGTGGGTGCCTCCCCGGCGCTGCGAGCGCTCCTTCTGCAGATCGCCAAGGTCGCGCCAACGGATTCCACCGTGCTCATTACCGGCGAGACCGGGACGGGGAAGGAGCTCGTCGCGCGTGCCATCCACAAACGATCGCCACGAGCGGCGCGTCCGTTCGTGAGTGTGAATTGCGCCGCGATCCCAGGCGCTCTGATCGCATCCGAGCTCTTCGGTCACGAGAAGGGCGCGTTCACTGGCGCCGTGCACCGCCGGCAGGGGCGCTTCGAGTTGGCCGAAGGGGGGACGCTCTTCATCGATGAAGTGGGCGAGCTGCCCGCCGAGACACAGGTGGCGTTGCTGCGCGTGCTCCAGGAGCACGAGTTCGAGCTGGTCGGCGGCGGCCGGCCCATTCAGGCGGACGCACGCATCATCGCTGCCACCAACCGGGACCTGCAGGGGGCGGTGGCCGATGGCTCGCTTCGGACCGACCTGTTCTATCGGTTGAACGTCTTCCCCGTCGAGGTACCTCCACTTCGTCACCGTCCGGCGGACATTCCGTTACTGGTGGAATACTTCGTCCACCGCTACACGCAGCGCGCTGGAAAGCGGATACACGGCATCAGCAAGAAGACCCTCGCTCAGTTGCAGGCGTATCACTGGCCGGGTAACGTTCGTGAGCTGCAGAACATCGTCGAGCGTGCAGTGATCGTGTCTGACAAGGAGAGCTTGTACGTCGATGAGCGCTGGCTCTCTGGTGCACCAGCGCGGCAGGTCGTCGCCGTTCCTCGGTTGCCTGCGCGAGCGCTTCACGAAAGAGACAGCATCGAGGCGGCGCTGGCGGAGGCCCAAGGACGAGTGTCTGGACCCTTCGGGGCGGCGGCGAAGCTTGGCATGCCCTCGTCGACGCTGGAGTCAAAAATCAAAGCGCTCAACATCGACAAACGCCGCTTCAAGGGGCCAACTCCTTTAGAGTCGATTGGCCCGAAACGGACATGTCACCGGCCGACGGCTGGCTGAACGCTCCGATCCGGAACCTGACCGCGACCATCAATCGCGGCTCGTCAATGCTTGTGGCTAGGCCCCCCTTGCTCCGCCGCGATCCAACTGCGGACGTACTCGGGACAGTTCAGGAGGATAGCACCTGCCGCTTCGGCTCGCGCGAGAAATCTCACGGCGTCCCGATCGACCAGCATGACGTCTACCAGGTCGAGCACGACGCGTCGAGTGGTCTCGCTCGCCAGGAGTGCCTGCAATCCGGCCACATGATCCTTGTCCATTTCGCCGCTCAGCGTGAAAACAACTTCGTCCGCGCTCGTCGCGCGGTGAATTCGGTACGTCACCTCGTTCTCCACTACCCGCAACACAGCAAAGTCTGCGCCAGTGGCAAACGCTGATTCTGTTGGGTGACGCGGATCGCGCTCATGAATGTTTCGCGAGCTCCTCGCAAGAAAGTTACGAGCGTCAGCCGCAGCCGCGAGCTTCGGAGAGCGTATTCCTGGTCGGAACGGACGATCCAGAAAGGATGCCGTCGATGTCGGTTTTAGCGACCTGTTTGGGCTATCCCCGCGTGGGCCTCAACCGCGAGTTGAAAAAGGCCGTCGAGGGCCATTGGGCGAAGCGGACGTCCAGCGAGGCGCTGCGTGCCACGGCGGCCGACCTCCGCCGGCGCCACTGGACGGCGATGCGGGACGCCGGGCTCGACCAACTGCCGTGCAACGACTTCTCGCTCTACGATCACATGCTGGACATGGCCGTGGCGGCTGGCGCGGTGCCGGCGCGTTTCACGGCGATCAGCGATCCGCTCGCGCGGTACTTCGCGATGGCGCGTGGCCTGCAAGACCGCGACGCAGGCGTTGATCTGTCAGCGCTCGAGATGACGAAGTGGTTCGACACGAACTACCACTACATCGTGCCGGAGCTCGCGGCCGACCAGTCGTTTCGTCTCGATGCCTCGAAGCTGCTGGGGGAGCTCGATGAAGCGCGCGCGCTGGGCGCGGATCCGCGGCCGGTCATCCCGGGCCCCGTCACGTTCCTGCGCCTGTCGAAGCTGGCTCCGGAGGCTTCGACGGACCTGCGGCCTCTCGATTTCCTCGATGCGCTCCTGCCCATCTACGACGAGCTCCTCGCCCTGCTCGCCAAGCACGAGGTGCGCTGGGTGCAGATCGACGAGCCTTGTCTCGTCCTTGATCTACAGGCGCCAGAGCAGGACGCCTATCGGCGCGCCCTTGCTCGGCTGGCCGCGGTGCCGCATCGTCCACGTCTACTGGTGACCACCTACTTCGGCGCCCTGGCCGAGAACCTGCCGCTCGTGACGGAGAGTGCAGTCGACGGCCTGCATCTCGACCTCGTGCGGGCGCCGGAGCAATTGGCGCAGGTGCTGCCGCACGTGCGCCCGGAGACCGTGCTCTCGGTCGGCGTGGTCGACGGGCGGAACATCTGGCGCACCGATCTCGACAACGCGCACGCGATGGTGCACCAGGCGGTGTCAGCGCTCGGGCCAGATCGCGTGTTCGTGGCCTCGTCTTGCTCCCTGCTGCACGTGCCGCTCGACCTCGCAGCCGAGCGGTCGCTCGACGAGGAGCTCGTCAGCTGGCTCGCGTTCGCGCACCAGAAGCTCGCAGAAATCCGTGCGGTTGCCGATGCGGCGCGATCGCCGTCGCCGCGCGGCGCCGCCTTCGACACCGCGCGAACCGCTCTTGCGAGCCGGCGTCACTCCGCTCGAACGCGAAATCCAGAGGTGCGGCAACGGACCGCCGCGGTGGACGGCGCGATGCGCCGCCGGAGCTCCCCCTTCCAGGCGCGGCGCGCCGTGCAGCAACGACGGTTCGGCCTCCCGATGTTCCCGACGACCACGATCGGGTCGTTCCCACAGACACGCGAAGTTCGAGAGGCGCGAGCGGCCTGGCGAGCCAAGCGATTGCCCGACGCCGAGTACGATCGGTTTCTGAAGACCGAAACGGCGCGCAGCGTGCAAAGGCAGGAAGCGCTGGGACTGGACGTGCTCGTGCACGGCGAGTTCGAGCGGAGCGACATGGTCGAGTACTTCGGTGAGCGGCTCGACGGCTTTGCCTTCACGGAGCACGGATGGGTGCAGAGCTATGGCTCCCGCTGCGTGAAGCCGCCGATCCTGTACGGCGACGTGTCACGTCCACGGCCGATGACGGTCGACTGGTCGCGGTACGCCCAGTCGCTGACGC from Luteitalea sp. harbors:
- a CDS encoding GAF domain-containing protein, whose protein sequence is MVSADETNDPAGRVVKWYKTNTDIEDRKWAEALLTGENRRLEMLARGESLEHILNGLCRLVDEVSGDSTSSILLLDPVTNQLWHGAAPNLPQVYIDAVNGLTAGPCAGSCGTSAYRGEPVIVADTLTDPLWMEYRHLALTSGMRACWSSPIFSSTAQVLGTFAIYSHEPRRPTERHQHIIEQITHLASVAIERSRTEAELRRSVTGAKQAQQQLEQALSEIRTLKDRLQQENVALREEIDKTSMFEEIVGASPALRALLLQIAKVAPTDSTVLITGETGTGKELVARAIHKRSPRAARPFVSVNCAAIPGALIASELFGHEKGAFTGAVHRRQGRFELAEGGTLFIDEVGELPAETQVALLRVLQEHEFELVGGGRPIQADARIIAATNRDLQGAVADGSLRTDLFYRLNVFPVEVPPLRHRPADIPLLVEYFVHRYTQRAGKRIHGISKKTLAQLQAYHWPGNVRELQNIVERAVIVSDKESLYVDERWLSGAPARQVVAVPRLPARALHERDSIEAALAEAQGRVSGPFGAAAKLGMPSSTLESKIKALNIDKRRFKGPTPLESIGPKRTCHRPTAG
- a CDS encoding PQQ-binding-like beta-propeller repeat protein, with protein sequence MITRYADRSSPVARVGRACVLLGLTLLASCRAQEPARRGQEPAEAEVAIGAVTDELLRQGHRAQPATWPTYGGDWAQTRYSPLAEIRRETVHRLRPAWIAQTGIVGSFESTPLVLGREMYITTPAEQGVQRILRLDSTTGEVAWQVELAGKAQSATAATEDDHLPTHFGPNRGVALYGDRVYLGTLNGTLLALDRKSGKQLFEVQTLSPRLTGAPLAANGRVIQGLSWIDRGAVQAFDAETGALIWTWYTIPSPDDGGWWGDWVETLPGRPAISLDRNIAEEKANRRRLADGWKTGGASAPMTPTFDAATGLVYVSTGGPDPTAFPPPAEPHPGDMRWTNSVCALRLEDGSEAWCYQFLPHDIWGASGPTPPILFPLQHEGRSLDVVGKLTGMGNLYVLARDTGEHVSMSDNYIPLDETRGGPSGVNLFRGGMAGTLWSPGAYSFDTGLVYSANQYVPGYFQPRREARGAGQFGNVAAVDPSTGRVVWQQRTDRPQAGGVLATAGGLVFSGRTSGWLDAYDAATGKRMWSFRVGAGCNSAPMTYRVNGRQYVALSCGGHGTLDPQGGDTVIAFTLAPPPD
- the metE gene encoding 5-methyltetrahydropteroyltriglutamate--homocysteine S-methyltransferase, whose product is MSVLATCLGYPRVGLNRELKKAVEGHWAKRTSSEALRATAADLRRRHWTAMRDAGLDQLPCNDFSLYDHMLDMAVAAGAVPARFTAISDPLARYFAMARGLQDRDAGVDLSALEMTKWFDTNYHYIVPELAADQSFRLDASKLLGELDEARALGADPRPVIPGPVTFLRLSKLAPEASTDLRPLDFLDALLPIYDELLALLAKHEVRWVQIDEPCLVLDLQAPEQDAYRRALARLAAVPHRPRLLVTTYFGALAENLPLVTESAVDGLHLDLVRAPEQLAQVLPHVRPETVLSVGVVDGRNIWRTDLDNAHAMVHQAVSALGPDRVFVASSCSLLHVPLDLAAERSLDEELVSWLAFAHQKLAEIRAVADAARSPSPRGAAFDTARTALASRRHSARTRNPEVRQRTAAVDGAMRRRSSPFQARRAVQQRRFGLPMFPTTTIGSFPQTREVREARAAWRAKRLPDAEYDRFLKTETARSVQRQEALGLDVLVHGEFERSDMVEYFGERLDGFAFTEHGWVQSYGSRCVKPPILYGDVSRPRPMTVDWSRYAQSLTQKPMKGMLTGPVTILQWSFVRDDQARSQTCLQVALALRDEVRDLESASIAIIQVDEPAIREGLPLRQRDWQAYLDWAVDAFRVATSGVGDATQLHTHMCYSEFGDILDAVSAMDADVLSIETSRSKMELLHDFAAFRYPNDIGPGVYDIHSPRVPTVEEMVDLLERAAQVLPAAQLWVNPDCGLKTRGWKEVDAALGNMVMAARRMRERLPTKDVATAQS
- a CDS encoding TonB-dependent receptor is translated as MKQAGYVSVVVCLLLLLGSTLSAQSAAATVRGTVRDGSGAVLPGVTVTIRSLETGSSSTAVTDGQGRFEISGLDAGDHEMRAELSGFGTYQELIATGLADTRTVDLELEVAPLSETVTVMRSEEDRVAIPNAVSVIEGDRIQAFQRRASPAEALAGVPGFFVENRRNFSLSGGVRLAIRAPLPRFGMRGVQIVQDDVPMTVADGTTEPTNIDLGSLGRVEILRGPSSVLYGNSAGGVLSLRTELPSSERLTVQPDIQYGSYRYRHQQLKVHGTSGRMSYLVNASRMETDGFRDHSQTEVRRVNTVIRAALSPDTELRGVFNVYDLPFGESASTLTRADARDHPTSVRPEAVTQGWGESTTQGQAGLTLEHHFGDGHRFRGTGWGLLRDVWNPIPFGVVDVRRHASGFRSEYEGSARVRSVPVRWTAGFDVSRQRDERAEFENDGVPPDGGRTRVGTRLLEQREGVLSLSPFVRASVGLGHRWHLTGGARYDHYDFSAADRFLDDGDQSGGRTLSAVSPMVGVTYTAASWLNLYSSFATAYQTPTTVELSNRPSGTGGFNEELGPERLRSFEIGARGAVVPWRLSFEAAGYVSRLEDALVRFELPDERAFFRNAARARRNGIEASVEWKPMRRLRSHVSYTFQDFALVRFVAPEGDFSGKTEPGAPPHQVSLGGSYDTPFGLHAAAELRFVDAYPVDSANTVSNWAYHVLDLRFGLARSWKGTSIRPFVTIDNVFNERYNSSAIPNSLANRFFEPAAGRELAIGVTIRAKLF
- a CDS encoding sigma-70 family RNA polymerase sigma factor — encoded protein: MVRSARVTTTDTHRAIDAVWRIESAKLIAGLARIVRDIGVAEDLAQDALLVALEQWPASGVPLNPGAWLMTTAKHRAIDFLRRNTRLERKHEELGYELQAGRRSPAHDLDTALDDDVGDDLLRLIFTACHPVLSTEARVALTLRLLGGLTTEEIARAFLVSEPTVAQRIVRAKRTLAKERVPFEVPRGDELAARLTSVLGVIYLIFNEGYSATAGEDWMRPALCEDALRLGRILAELMPDEPEVHGLVALMEIQASRSRARVGPSGEPILLLDQNRALWDQLFIRRGVTALERAEALDGALGSYALQAAIAACHARATTPEDTDWARIVGLYGALAQVVSSPVVELNRAVALAMLLGPAAGLRIVDGLTAVSSLKSYHLLPSVRGDLLFKLGRFDEARAEFERAASLTRNARERALLNERVAACAVEINRSV